A region from the Malus domestica chromosome 07, GDT2T_hap1 genome encodes:
- the LOC103436025 gene encoding serine/threonine-protein kinase ATG1a-like has translation MDHRDHNQSRLIGDYILGPKVGSGSFAVVWRSRHRQLGIEVAVKEIDKTQLSPKVSDNLLKEISILSTINHPNIIRLFEAIQTKDRIYLVLEYCDGGDLAAYIHRQGKVSETVARHFMRQLAAGLQVLQEKHLIHRDLKPQNLLLSTTVEDTPLLKIGDFGFARSLTPQGLADTLCGSPLYMAPEIIKSQKYDAKADLWSVGAILFQLVTGKPPFDGNSQLQLFQNIVTSTELRFPQGALEELHPDYIDLCRSLLRQNPVERLSFMEFFNHKFLRDSRYQVDVDHPSVLPSLKSTVEQISSSVSDKILQMRSRQTTNSSSRDPSSDFPSAHDQKLSQRNYGSISCTRSVQGQVQDIASHRMRKSITRDPNLPDQLRVSDSMESIEKDYVMVNSFSYYLESSLQHHSTMRASISASKQHHHDKTVLMKTEEQAASSVGAESSQTSGSATLPASCESTLLLEVQGLSILHPSTRVHLLHQYAQVLADLSQEKYNAGLVLDSFSVQLVVLAIWKKSLQICSTWLASSKADKSPEGSSANESSLVQGGAASSTNASENVDFSRPSSVSMWAERRFIVAFDRAEHLSYHIQDMDGAAELPDAIEIIYQKALEVGTRGAVDEYMENKGSAEALYSKAMLLLSFITGEATSLPLNPPFSLTPANKKRIQQYILHLESHRINFLKSQPAPVQTPGSLAK, from the exons ATGGATCACCGCGACCACAACCAGTCCCGCCTCATCGGAGACTACATACTTGGCCCCAAAGTCGGGTCGGGTTCATTCGCGGTTGTTTGGCGCTCACGCCACCGACAACTCGGTATTGAAGTTGCCGTCAAAGAAATTGACAAGACGCAGCTCAGCCCAAAAGTCAGCGACAACCTACTCAAAGAAATTTCCATTCTCAGCACCATCAACCACCCCAACATCATTCGCCTTTTCGAGGCCATCCAG ACCAAGGACAGAATCTACCTTGTGCTGGAGTACTGTGACGGCGGCGACCTGGCAGCGTATATTCACCGACAAGGGAAGGTCTCAGAAACTGTTGCCAGGCACTTTATGAGGCAATtgg CTGCAGGATTGCAAGTGCTTCAAGAAAAGCACCTCATTCATCGGGATTTAAAGCCGCAG AACTTACTCTTGTCAACAACGGTTGAAGATACCCCACTATTGAAGataggggattttggttttgcaag ATCCCTCACGCCCCAAGGCTTGGCTGACACACTATGTGGTTCACCACTGTACATGGCTCCAGAGATTATTAAGAGCCAAAAATATGATGCAAAG GCCGATTTGTGGAGTGTTGGAGCAATTTTGTTTCAGCTGGTGACCGGGAAGCCACCGTTTGATGGGAATAGTCAATTACAG CTTTTCCAAAATATCGTGACATCGACTGAACTGAGGTTTCCACAAGGTGCTTTGGAAGAATTGCATCCAGATTACATAGATCTCTGCAGAAGCCTGTTACGTCAAAATCCAG TTGAGCGACTATCATTTATGGAGTTCTTCAATCACAAGTTCCTCAGAGATTCTAG GTATCAAGTGGATGTTGATCATCCTTCAGTACTTCCATCACTTAAATCAACGGTCGAACAGATTAGTTCTTCTGTCTCCGACAAGATACTGCAAATGCGTTCCAGGCAAACCACCAACTCATCTAGCAGAGATCCGAGTTCAGATTTTCCATCTGCACATGACCAAAAATTGTCACAAAGAAATTATGGCAGTATATCCTGCACTAGGAGTGTTCAAGGGCAGGTGCAAGATATTGCATCTCATAGGATGAGGAAATCTATTACCCGAGATCCAAACTTGCCGGATCAGCTTCGAG TTTCTGATTCAATGGAGTCCATTGAGAAAGACTATGTTATGGTCAATTCTTTCTCGTATTACCTTGAATCTTCCCTGCAACATCATTCCACAATGAGAGCTTCTATCAGTGCGTCAAAGCAGCACCATCATGATAAAACAGTTCTAATGAAAACAGAGGAGCAGGCAGCTAGTTCTGTTGGTGCAGAAAGTTCACAAACTAGTGGATCAGCTACATTACCAGCATCTTGTGAATCAACACTGTTACTGGAAGTGCAAGGACTATCTATACTGCATCCTTCTACTAGGGTCCATCTGTTACATCAGTATGCTCAGGTTCTTGCAGATCTGTCGCAGGAAAAG TACAATGCAGGACTAGTTCTAGACTCATTTTCGGTTCAACTTGTTGTTTTGGCCATATGGAAGAAATCTCTTCAAATTTGCAGCACTTGGCTGGCATCATCTAAAGCGGATAAATCACCTGAAGGCAGCTCAGCGAATGAATCCTCACTTGTGCAGGGAGGTGCTGCCTCATCAACAAACGCCTCAGAAAATGTAGATTTTAGCCGGCCTTCATCTGTTTCGATGTGGGCAGAGCGAAGGTTTATTGTTGCATTTGATCGAGCAGAGCATCTATCGTATCATATCCAAGATATGGATG GTGCTGCTGAATTGCCGGATGCCATAGAAATTATCTACCAAAAAGCGCTAGAAGTTGGGACAAGGGGTGCT GTAGATGAGTACATGGAGAACAAGGGTAGTGCCGAAGCATTGTACTCCAAGGCTATGCTTCTCCTTTCTTTTATTACAGGAGAAGCCACGTCTCTGCCACTAAACCCTCCATTTTCCCTAACTCCTGCCAACAAGAAGCGAATTCAACAATACATTCTGCACTTGGAGTCCCATCGGATCAATTTTCTCAAATCACAGCCTGCTCCTGTGCAAACCCCCGGTTCCTTGGCTAAGTAA